GGTCCTTCTTCGCGAATGACGCACGCCAAGCACTCACTGGATCACTCCAAGCCTTCACTGGAGCACGCCCAGCGCTCACTGGAACACGCCCAGCGCTTACTGGAACGGCCCGAGTGACCCGCCCACCGCAATGAGGCCCTACTGGATCGCTCCGAGTGAACTTTGGGACTCTGGCAAGAGGAAGCGAGAAGAGGGCCGAAGCTCCCGGAGCGGGCCCCCTTCCGAATCTAACTTCCGCCTGTCAGGTCGAACCGGAGATGGTCGACCTGGACGCTCCAGAACGTCAGGTTCGCCACGGTGTCCTTGATGTTCACCCGGATCTGTGGGTGGTGGGTCGTGCCTTCTTTGCCGAAGAAACGGGCTTCGTAAGGCACGGCCAACCGGAACGACTTCCAGTTGTTCTTGATCTTCTCCTGGTCGTGCGGGATGTCAAAGTCCTCCCAGACTTCGTTCACGTAGTCCCATACCTCCATCCAGAGGTCGCACGTCGTGCCTGTGTTCAACCTCGCCGAGACGGTCGCAGTGAAGGCCTGGTCTCCATCCACTGTGAAGTCCGCGGAAAAGTCGAACTGGACGTTGGGGGTCGGCGGCGAAGAGTGCACCTTACCGATAGGGAAGTAGAGATTGTCATAGAACATCAGGGAGTCGGCCCATATCGAATAGTTGAAGGGTATGCCGTAGAGACCCCGCGTAATTTGAAAGTCGGAATCTGTGGTCGGAATGAGGGCGGGCCGGCTGACTTGGTAGCCGATGGCCAGCCTTGGGCTCGTCGGATCGGACCTCATGAGAAGATAGGGATAGGTGAGTTCCGTTCCTGGTTGTATGGCCGTGTCGTAGAGGATCTGCATCCTCGAGGACAGCTCGCCGTTCTTCGCGTGCGCCCGGAGTCCGTCCACGTCGTTGTAGAACTTTCCGAGCCTGCCCTGGCCCTCGGTAAGGAACTGGTTGACGATGAAGTACGACGTAGCTTGGGAATCAAGGTTCGAAAGCATCGTGTATTTGTCGACGGCCCGGACTCCTTGGACAGAGTAGTTGTGAAAAAAGAAGGTCCCCGCACTTTCGTTTTCGTCCCACGTGAACGCCTGGGCGGTCCCTTCCTTAGTCCCCGCGATGATGGTGATGCTAGAGCCGTTCTGGCTCAGTTCGTATGACTTGATGTCATAGGCCCACCCGGAGGTGTTCCCTGGCCAGCCGTTCAAGAGCGTGATGCTCCAACCCGCGACGTTGCCGTTAGCATAGAACCCGCTCGGTTTCCAGATGCAGGGCAGCTTGAGGCCCGAGGTGGAGGTCGCGATATAGCCGACGACATAAGCCTTCGCGTTACACGAATACGCCTCGCCCGTAGTGTATCCCTGTGGCAGCGGCAACGGTTGTGAGTTGTCAAGACCTGGCTGCCAATAGATCGGAATGGGAGGCGAGGTCTCCGTTTCATTCGCGCGGCCCACAGCGAGCATCCTCCACGCCTTTGCTTCGTAGTCAAACACATAAGGGTCGGCCCGGTTGAACCAACCCCACCGAAATGTTACGTGGGGAACGGCGAATGAACTGCCAAAACCTGGTTGCCCGTGCAGCCTAACCCAAAAGACGGGTTGGCGGACGTCTTCGACGATTCCTGATCCGACGACATACTCGTCGTGAACCGTGTTGGCGTGCTCTCCCGAATTCTCTTCGTCGTAAGATGCGATGTCGTTCGCGTGCGTGTTCGTGGCACCGGCTTCGCTCAGGGCGATCGGGACGCCGCTGTTGAGGTTTTCGTTGAAGTAGTGGGCGCGAGGGGTGTTGTCGCTCTTAAAGTCCGTCCTCGCGACATGTTTGTAGTCGTTGATGCCGCCTGCCTCCGACCGGACGTAAGGCGAGACCGTTGGCAGGTCGATGAACGTATAGCGCCAAGTGCTTCCTGGAAAGTCGGCGGGTTGTGCCGAAGAGATGCCAGCGGCCAGTGCTGCCGCGAGCACGAGGATGTGTTTCATGTGCTTTCCAGGGGAGAACCGTCTTGACCCTCCCCTTTAACGACCATATCCGAGGGAATCGTCGTCCGGTTGTGCCTTAGTCCAACCTTATCAGGAGGAATGCCCGTGTGTCGCTTCCTAGGGCTGCAACACCCACGATATCCCCTCGGCTGTTGATCGACCTAGCGCGATCGAGCCTCCAGCCCGCCGGTATGTCCTCGGTGACGGTGTTAAGGTCGATGGTCCCCATGCCCGGCTCGACGAGACAAGCCCGGGCCGGGTCGGCGAACAGGACCCCCACGGCCTGAAGGGAGTCGTTGATGTCCTCAAGTTCGGTATGGAAGACGCCATAGGGCTGCATTTGCCCGCCCGGGGGGACGATGAACCCCTGCGAGCCGGTGCTGACGTTGCTGGAGTAGCCGACGATATATCCCAGACCGTTGACGCCGAACGCACGGCTTTCCGTGTCGCCGAAGAGGACGCCGAGGTCGGTCATCCCCTCACCCGCCTTCCACCGGAACGCACGGCTCGCGCCCGTTCCGAGCCTAGCCGACCCGCAGACGATTCCGGACCCGTTGATGTCCCTGGCCGTCGAACCCCAGTCGGGATGCAGGCGGCCGATGAGCGTCGCCTTGCCCGAGGCGTCCCAGACGCAGGCGTCCTCCGGCGACGTGAAGACGTAGCCACAGGCCACTCCAACGTCGTTCACGGCGAATGCCAAGCCTTGAGTGCGGCCGACAAGGTCCAACAGCCTCAGGCCTTGTCCCGGCTTCCAGACGAAGGGGACCTGCCACATCCTCTTGCCGGCCCTCATCAGGTCCGTGTAGCCGACGACGGTGCTTGAGGAGTTCACGTCCATACAAAGCCCGGGGGTCCAGGCGAAGGGAGACGGGCCTGGCTTGAACATCCCCGTCTGCTCCGTCCAGACCATGAGCTCCGAAATGGAGTGGGTCGCCCCGACGACCATGTTGGAGTCGTTCAGAGCCCAAGCCGTCGAACCCCACGGCCCGCCCGGGCCGCCGAGGTCGATGCAACGGTACCGGACGGCGTGGGCGACGGGGCCTAGAAGGAGGAGGGAGAGCAGGGCCGTGCGCTTCATGCCCCTAGTCTACGACACTGGAACCGTCTTCCGGACTCAACCGGTGGAAACCCGGTAGCTGGCAGGGCGGGCAAGACGGAGCATGGCGCTCCACGGCTGAACCCGGCATCCTCGAACCCCGGCTCCCCGGCTCCCTAGGCCTCCGTAACAGCACACCGGGCTAGACCGTCCATTCCCCCGGAGACTCGAATGTTGATTTCAACCATGGCCCTCGGGGCGGTGCTGGGGCCGCTCGCTGCGCAGAACGCCGAACTCACCGTTTACAACCAAGGCTTCGCGCTCGTCAAAGAGCAGCGGACGCTCCAGCTTCGACAAGGGGTGCAGAAGATCGCGGTGGAGGACGTCGCGCAGATGATCGAGTCGAACAGCGTCGGCATCAAGAGCCTGACCGATCCGGGCTCGTTCAGCGTCCTCGAACAGAACTATCAGTACGACCTCATTAGCGTCCAGGCGATCCTGAACAAGGCCGTCGGCAAGGAGATCGTCTTCAACCGCGTGCTGCCGGACGGCAAGAAGGAGCGGATCGTCGGGACGCTCATGGTCGCCCCGACCAACGTCATCAGCACGGGCGACGGCGGCCAGAACTATACGTGGAACGGCATGGTCGTCAAGACCTCCGACGGACGGATCCTCTTGAACCCGAGCGGCGAGATCGAGGTCGGCTCGATCCCCGACGGCCTCATATCCAAACCCACTCTGATGTGGGAGGTGGACAGTTCGAGGACGGGCGCGAACAACGTCGAGCTCAGCTACTTGACGCAGGGGATGACGTGGAAGAGCGACTACGTCCTGGCGCTGGACGGCGGCGGTACGAAAGGCGACCTGAAGGGCTGGGTGACGATGACCAACAACAGCGGCGCGACCTTCACCGGCGCGAAGCTGAAGCTGCTGGCGGGCGACGTCTTCCGCAACGTGAACCGGAACATGCCGGGCGGCTTCGGCGGCGGGGCGCGCGGCGCAATGGAAAAGGCGGCCGATGCGTTCCAAGAGGAGACGTTCAGCGAGTACCACCTCTACACGATGCAGCGGCCCGCGACGATCCGGAACAACGAGATGAAGCAACTGTCGCTGCTCGAGGCCACGGACGTGCCCGTCTCGAAGAAGCTGATCGTGGACGCGTTGCGCGGCTACGGGCGGTTCTATCCGAGCGAGGGGCTCGTCGGCACGGGGCCGATCAAGCCGCTCTTCCTCGTCGTGTTCAAGAACGATGAGGCGAGCCACCTCGGAATGCCGCTGCCGGCGGGGAACGTGAAGGTGTTCCAGCGCGACAAGAGCGGTTCGCTCCAGCTCGTCGGCGAGGCCGGGATCGAGCACACGCCGCGGAACGAGACGCTGTCGCTGGCCGTGGGCCGGTCGTTCGACGTCGTGGCGGAACGTAAGCGCTTGGACTTCCGGTGGCTGGGGACGTCGTCGCGCGGTTGCGTCGAGAAGTTCGAAGTCGAAGTCCGCAACCGGAAGGAAACGCCCGAGACGGTCCATGTCTACGAGCGGCACTGGGGCGACTGGAAGGTCACCGAGAAGAACATGGAGTTCACGAAGCTCGATTCCGAGACCATCGACTTCGTCGTCAACCTGAAACCGAACGAAGTCAAGAAGGTCCTCTACACCGTCGAGACGTACTGGTAAGGAGTGCCCTCAGGGCAAGCCCGGAAAAAGAAGAACGGCCCGGTCGGATGTCGACCGGGCCGTTTCTTTCCGTGTGACCGGAAGGTCAGCGGGCAGCCTTGCGCCTGCGGACGATCGCCATCAAGCCGGCACCGACGGCGAGGATGCTCGCCGGCTCCGGAACGGTCTCGACCGTGATGAAGCCCGTATTGCCGCTCGTGCCCGGGAAGTCCGTGTCGAGCCGCACATGGAACCCGACCCTTTCGACCGACGCCGTGTCGAGCGACGTGTAAGTCAGCGTGGTGTTCTGACCTGCGGTCAGCCCCTGGTTCGGATTGGACTTCCAACCGGCGATCCCGCCCGTGCTCGCGTTACTGGCGTTCCACTTGAAGTCGCCCTGGTCGACACCGCTCGCCACAAGGTCGTTGTCGTCGGACAGGTTCCAGAAGCCGATGACGTCGGTGATGTTGTACCAAGTGCTGTTATAAAGGAACTTCGGGCTCTGCCCGACAGCGACGTTATAGGACAGTCCGCCGTTGCTCGGCGTGACCGTAACGTCCTGGAGGTTGTCGACCGACAAGAAGGAACTCCTTGTCTGAGCCTGGCCCGCTACCGCCAGCGCTAGTACCGCTCCAACAGAAAGAACTTTGAACCGCATTGCCGAGCAACTATAGGACAATTTATCGGCCAGATTGTTCCTTCGCCTTCGATTCTAGTAACTTTCGTAGCGTATCCTTGATCCCTTCGGCCCACAGCTTGTAGCCGGTCGCGTTGAGGTGGAGGAAGTCGGGGAAGACCTCCTGGGGCAACGTGCCGTCCGGTTTCAAGAACGACGGCCCTAAGTCGAGGAACGTGACGCGTTTGTCGTCGGCCAGCGGCTTGAACAGCCGGGTCGCCTCGGCCACGTCCTTCCTCATCTTGTCCTCCGTGCTTTGGCCCCGAGGAAAGATCCCGAGGAGCAGGATCTTGGCGGAGGGCACGTCTTTCAGGAGCTTCTCGACGATCGCGCGTACACCGTCCGCCGTCTCTTTCGGCCCGGACGATCCGTGGCCGATGTTGTTCGTCCCGATCATGATCACGATCGCCTTGGGTTTGAGCCCGATGATCTCGCCGTGACCGAGCCTCCAGAGGACGTGTTCGGTCCGGTCGCCGCTGAATCCGAAGTTCGCGGCGTTATAGGGGGCGAACTCCCTGTCCCAGACGGCCTTGCCTTCGCCCTCCCAACCCTGGGTGATCGAATCACCGAGGAAGACGAGGTCGACGCCCCCCTTCTTCGTGGTCTCGACACACTGCTCGTGCCGGGCTTTCCACCAGTCTTCGGACAAGCGTTCGGCGGGAGTGACGGCGACTTGGACGGGGTCGACGAGGGTCATGAGTCCGGCGAGGAGCGGTAGAAACGGCACGGTTCGATTCTAGTCAATGGCCGATCCTCCGCGCTGACCGCAATCCTAACGCAAACCGTGCCCTTCTTGCACCAAAAGGCGACCGATCCGGAACATAAGTAGACGATAATGGAGCGTCGCCGGCACATTGTCCGGCAGAAGGACGATCCATGATGATTCGAAGCACGCATCCCAAGAGGAGCCGCGCGCCGGGCCAAGTAGCCCGAGCGCTCTTGGCCGCCGCACTTGCGGCGACCGCACTGGCAGCAGGAGCACAGAAGGCTCAGGCGCCTCCGACGGTAAGGGACGGTACCGTTCCCCAAGCCCGGTGGGGCGACATGAAGGGCAAGCCGTTCGCGCGGGTCCCCGGCACGTCGGTCACGACCCTCCTGCCCGTCGTCGACTACCCCAACCCGACCCGTCCGACGAACCCGGACTGGGAAGGCAAGGAAGAGGAGATGTACGGAGGCAAGAAGTACGTCCGAAAGGCCGACGAACTGCCGCCCGTCTTCTTGGACAACCCCGGCATCGCTACGAACGCCTTGACCACCGATTTCATCGGCATCGGTCAGACCGCCTTGCGGCCGCCCGACTGTTCGATGGCGGTAGGACGGGACCACATCGTACAGACGGTGAACGACAGGTTCCGGATCAGCGACAAGGCCGGTATCACCATCTTCGAGGCTGACATCCCCGACTGGCTCAGCGATCCGAACGGCTTCTACTTCGACCCCAAGGTCATCTACGACCCGTGGCGTTCGAACTTCTGCATGCTGTGGCACAGGTGGGACGACGCCAACCAGCAGTCCCAGCTCGTCCTCATCGGCAGCGACGACAGCAACCCGGTCGGCACGTGGTACGTCCATCGGTTCGACAGCGACATCACGATCTCCGGTAAACGGACGAAGCCGGACTATTTCGACCTTGGCTACTGCAGCAAGGCGATCGTGATCTCCGGGAACATGTTCAACTGGGACGGGACGGGTTTCTCGACCGGAGCCATCGCCATGTTCAATCCCGCCGAAATCTACACCTCGGGCGGGGCGGGTTGGCTGATCTATGTCGGCTTCAACAATGCGAACGGCACGGAAGCGGCGACGATCCGTCCGGCGCACATGCTGCGCTCGTTCGGGAGCGGCTGGGACCAGATCTTGGTCAACTCGGCGGGAGGCGGAGGCAACTTCCTCTCGGTCTGGAAGCTGACGGACCCCTTGAACACGGACGGGAACCTGGCGTTCAACCGAACGACGATCACGGTCAACGCCTATACGCTTCCGCCCAACGCCAACCAGCCGGGATCTGGTTCGACGCTCGACACGATCGACTGTCGGCTCATGCCCGTGTACGTCGACGATGCGGCGCCCGGTCAGACCACCAGTTCCACGCTCTATACCGGACTGAGCGACGCGAGCGCGGACGGGACGAGGGCGGAAGCCAGGTTGTTCGTCGTGGACCCGATCGCGGGAACCAAGGCGTTGGACACGAGCTTTACAGACGGGACGAACGACTACTGGTTCCCGACTCCGAGCGCCGAATACGGCCACAACTGCACGTGGGTCTTCGCTCGGGCGGGCACCGTCTTCGGTGAAGCCCGCTTCGTGACGTGGGACCCGGCCGGAGGGCTGGGAACGAGCGTCGTTCTCAAAGCTGGCGAAGGCCTTTAC
This genomic window from Armatimonadota bacterium contains:
- a CDS encoding DUF4139 domain-containing protein translates to MLISTMALGAVLGPLAAQNAELTVYNQGFALVKEQRTLQLRQGVQKIAVEDVAQMIESNSVGIKSLTDPGSFSVLEQNYQYDLISVQAILNKAVGKEIVFNRVLPDGKKERIVGTLMVAPTNVISTGDGGQNYTWNGMVVKTSDGRILLNPSGEIEVGSIPDGLISKPTLMWEVDSSRTGANNVELSYLTQGMTWKSDYVLALDGGGTKGDLKGWVTMTNNSGATFTGAKLKLLAGDVFRNVNRNMPGGFGGGARGAMEKAADAFQEETFSEYHLYTMQRPATIRNNEMKQLSLLEATDVPVSKKLIVDALRGYGRFYPSEGLVGTGPIKPLFLVVFKNDEASHLGMPLPAGNVKVFQRDKSGSLQLVGEAGIEHTPRNETLSLAVGRSFDVVAERKRLDFRWLGTSSRGCVEKFEVEVRNRKETPETVHVYERHWGDWKVTEKNMEFTKLDSETIDFVVNLKPNEVKKVLYTVETYW
- a CDS encoding PEP-CTERM sorting domain-containing protein, translated to MSVDNLQDVTVTPSNGGLSYNVAVGQSPKFLYNSTWYNITDVIGFWNLSDDNDLVASGVDQGDFKWNASNASTGGIAGWKSNPNQGLTAGQNTTLTYTSLDTASVERVGFHVRLDTDFPGTSGNTGFITVETVPEPASILAVGAGLMAIVRRRKAAR
- a CDS encoding GDSL family lipase — translated: MPFLPLLAGLMTLVDPVQVAVTPAERLSEDWWKARHEQCVETTKKGGVDLVFLGDSITQGWEGEGKAVWDREFAPYNAANFGFSGDRTEHVLWRLGHGEIIGLKPKAIVIMIGTNNIGHGSSGPKETADGVRAIVEKLLKDVPSAKILLLGIFPRGQSTEDKMRKDVAEATRLFKPLADDKRVTFLDLGPSFLKPDGTLPQEVFPDFLHLNATGYKLWAEGIKDTLRKLLESKAKEQSGR